Proteins from a single region of Hordeum vulgare subsp. vulgare chromosome 6H, MorexV3_pseudomolecules_assembly, whole genome shotgun sequence:
- the LOC123401313 gene encoding probable magnesium transporter NIPA8 isoform X1 has product MADWIIGALINIVGSVAINFGTNLLKLGHDQREKLYSSNNQVDGKFVPKSVMYFQTWRIGILFFAVGNCLNFMSFAYAAQSLLAALGSIQFVSNIAFAYVVLNKTISVKVMVATTFIVFGNVFLVSFGNHQSPVYTPEQLIAKYSNLVFVLYCMSLVFVVALSQYLYRSGETILSDNAKDTSTHWRTLLPFSYAIVSGAIGSCSVLFAKSLSNMLRLTMSSRYQFHSWFTYSILLLFLCTAGFWMARLNEGLSLFDAILIVPMFQIAWTFFSICTGFVYFQEYQVFDTLRIIMFVLGMTFVFIGISLLAPDENKVADTKDDSNSKKDLTIDMNSEAHVPGNCRPRKLPMEETELDDMDSFSTSVRVKAKRILSRAKSACSMSLGLGEETISASSVLAMPMVSSRTTGFRGIRTDRLKYTPLRSTEWDNL; this is encoded by the exons AGAGAAAAGTTGTACTCAAGTAACAATCAAGTCGATGGCAAATTTGTCCCAAAATCAGTTATGTATTTCCAGACTTGGAGAATAG GTATACTCTTTTTCGCTGTGGGGAACTGCCTAAACTTCATGTCCTTCGCATATGCCGCACAG TCACTTCTTGCAGCCCTTGGATCAATTCAGTTTGTATCCAATATTGCATTTGCCTACGTTGTGTTGAACAAGACCATTTCAGTGAA GGTCATGGTTGCCACAACTTTTATTGTCTTTGGCAATGTCTTCTTGGTTTCCTTCGGCAATCATCAATCTCCTG TTTATACTCCGGAGCAGCTGATTGCGAAATACAGCAACTTGGTCTTTGTTCTCTATTGTATGTCATTGGTCTTTGTTGTTGCACTCAGTCAATATCTCTATAG GAGTGGAGAGACAATTCTTTCAGATAATGcaaaagatactagcacacattgGCGAACACTGCTGCCCTTTTCTTACGCTATCGTATCTGGTGCCATTGGGTCTTGCTCCGTCTTGTTTGCGAAATCATT GTCTAACATGCTGAGGCTGACCATGAGCAGCAGATACCAATTCCACAGCTGGTTCACATACTCAATTCTTCTGTTATTTCTCTGTACAGCTGGATTTTGG ATGGCGAGGCTGAATGAAGGACTATCTCTGTTTGATGCAATACTGATTGTCCCAATGTTTCAGATTGCATGGACTTTCTTCTCTATTTGTACAGGATTTGTTTACTTTCAAGAGTATCAA GTGTTCGATACGCTCAGGATAATAATGTTCGTGTTGGGCATGACATTTGTCTTCATAGGCATATCCCTGCTAGCACCTGATGAAAATAAAG TAGCTGACACCAAAGATGACTCTAACTCCAAAAAGGACCTGACAATTGATATGAACAG TGAAGCACATGTACCAGGAAATTGCAGGCCAAGAAAGTTGCCGATGGAGGAGACGGAACTAGATGATATGGACTCATTCTCAACCTCAGTAAGAGTGAAAGCAAAACGCATATTGTCGAGGGCAAAG TCGGCTTGCTCCATGTCACTTGGCCTTGGGGAGGAGACCATCAGCGCTTCTTCGGTGCTTGCAATGCCAATGGTTTCCTCGAGAACAACAGGGTTTAGAGGAATTCGAACTGACCGATTAAAGTACACCCCCCTGCGCTCCACTGAATGGGATAATCTATAA
- the LOC123401313 gene encoding probable magnesium transporter NIPA8 isoform X4 produces the protein MADWIIGALINIVGSVAINFGTNLLKLGHDQREKLYSSNNQVDGKFVPKSVMYFQTWRIGILFFAVGNCLNFMSFAYAAQGHGCHNFYCLWQCLLGFLRQSSISWSGETILSDNAKDTSTHWRTLLPFSYAIVSGAIGSCSVLFAKSLSNMLRLTMSSRYQFHSWFTYSILLLFLCTAGFWMARLNEGLSLFDAILIVPMFQIAWTFFSICTGFVYFQEYQVFDTLRIIMFVLGMTFVFIGISLLAPDENKVADTKDDSNSKKDLTIDMNSEAHVPGNCRPRKLPMEETELDDMDSFSTSVRVKAKRILSRAKSACSMSLGLGEETISASSVLAMPMVSSRTTGFRGIRTDRLKYTPLRSTEWDNL, from the exons AGAGAAAAGTTGTACTCAAGTAACAATCAAGTCGATGGCAAATTTGTCCCAAAATCAGTTATGTATTTCCAGACTTGGAGAATAG GTATACTCTTTTTCGCTGTGGGGAACTGCCTAAACTTCATGTCCTTCGCATATGCCGCACAG GGTCATGGTTGCCACAACTTTTATTGTCTTTGGCAATGTCTTCTTGGTTTCCTTCGGCAATCATCAATCTCCTG GAGTGGAGAGACAATTCTTTCAGATAATGcaaaagatactagcacacattgGCGAACACTGCTGCCCTTTTCTTACGCTATCGTATCTGGTGCCATTGGGTCTTGCTCCGTCTTGTTTGCGAAATCATT GTCTAACATGCTGAGGCTGACCATGAGCAGCAGATACCAATTCCACAGCTGGTTCACATACTCAATTCTTCTGTTATTTCTCTGTACAGCTGGATTTTGG ATGGCGAGGCTGAATGAAGGACTATCTCTGTTTGATGCAATACTGATTGTCCCAATGTTTCAGATTGCATGGACTTTCTTCTCTATTTGTACAGGATTTGTTTACTTTCAAGAGTATCAA GTGTTCGATACGCTCAGGATAATAATGTTCGTGTTGGGCATGACATTTGTCTTCATAGGCATATCCCTGCTAGCACCTGATGAAAATAAAG TAGCTGACACCAAAGATGACTCTAACTCCAAAAAGGACCTGACAATTGATATGAACAG TGAAGCACATGTACCAGGAAATTGCAGGCCAAGAAAGTTGCCGATGGAGGAGACGGAACTAGATGATATGGACTCATTCTCAACCTCAGTAAGAGTGAAAGCAAAACGCATATTGTCGAGGGCAAAG TCGGCTTGCTCCATGTCACTTGGCCTTGGGGAGGAGACCATCAGCGCTTCTTCGGTGCTTGCAATGCCAATGGTTTCCTCGAGAACAACAGGGTTTAGAGGAATTCGAACTGACCGATTAAAGTACACCCCCCTGCGCTCCACTGAATGGGATAATCTATAA
- the LOC123401313 gene encoding probable magnesium transporter NIPA8 isoform X2, with protein MADWIIGALINIVGSVAINFGTNLLKLGHDQREKLYSSNNQVDGKFVPKSVMYFQTWRIGILFFAVGNCLNFMSFAYAAQSLLAALGSIQFVSNIAFAYVVLNKTISVKVMVATTFIVFGNVFLVSFGNHQSPVYTPEQLIAKYSNLVFVLYCMSLVFVVALSQYLYRSGETILSDNAKDTSTHWRTLLPFSYAIVSGAIGSCSVLFAKSLSNMLRLTMSSRYQFHSWFTYSILLLFLCTAGFWMARLNEGLSLFDAILIVPMFQIAWTFFSICTGFVYFQEYQVFDTLRIIMFVLGMTFVFIGISLLAPDENKADTKDDSNSKKDLTIDMNSEAHVPGNCRPRKLPMEETELDDMDSFSTSVRVKAKRILSRAKSACSMSLGLGEETISASSVLAMPMVSSRTTGFRGIRTDRLKYTPLRSTEWDNL; from the exons AGAGAAAAGTTGTACTCAAGTAACAATCAAGTCGATGGCAAATTTGTCCCAAAATCAGTTATGTATTTCCAGACTTGGAGAATAG GTATACTCTTTTTCGCTGTGGGGAACTGCCTAAACTTCATGTCCTTCGCATATGCCGCACAG TCACTTCTTGCAGCCCTTGGATCAATTCAGTTTGTATCCAATATTGCATTTGCCTACGTTGTGTTGAACAAGACCATTTCAGTGAA GGTCATGGTTGCCACAACTTTTATTGTCTTTGGCAATGTCTTCTTGGTTTCCTTCGGCAATCATCAATCTCCTG TTTATACTCCGGAGCAGCTGATTGCGAAATACAGCAACTTGGTCTTTGTTCTCTATTGTATGTCATTGGTCTTTGTTGTTGCACTCAGTCAATATCTCTATAG GAGTGGAGAGACAATTCTTTCAGATAATGcaaaagatactagcacacattgGCGAACACTGCTGCCCTTTTCTTACGCTATCGTATCTGGTGCCATTGGGTCTTGCTCCGTCTTGTTTGCGAAATCATT GTCTAACATGCTGAGGCTGACCATGAGCAGCAGATACCAATTCCACAGCTGGTTCACATACTCAATTCTTCTGTTATTTCTCTGTACAGCTGGATTTTGG ATGGCGAGGCTGAATGAAGGACTATCTCTGTTTGATGCAATACTGATTGTCCCAATGTTTCAGATTGCATGGACTTTCTTCTCTATTTGTACAGGATTTGTTTACTTTCAAGAGTATCAA GTGTTCGATACGCTCAGGATAATAATGTTCGTGTTGGGCATGACATTTGTCTTCATAGGCATATCCCTGCTAGCACCTGATGAAAATAAAG CTGACACCAAAGATGACTCTAACTCCAAAAAGGACCTGACAATTGATATGAACAG TGAAGCACATGTACCAGGAAATTGCAGGCCAAGAAAGTTGCCGATGGAGGAGACGGAACTAGATGATATGGACTCATTCTCAACCTCAGTAAGAGTGAAAGCAAAACGCATATTGTCGAGGGCAAAG TCGGCTTGCTCCATGTCACTTGGCCTTGGGGAGGAGACCATCAGCGCTTCTTCGGTGCTTGCAATGCCAATGGTTTCCTCGAGAACAACAGGGTTTAGAGGAATTCGAACTGACCGATTAAAGTACACCCCCCTGCGCTCCACTGAATGGGATAATCTATAA
- the LOC123401313 gene encoding probable magnesium transporter NIPA8 isoform X3 — MADWIIGALINIVGSVAINFGTNLLKLGHDQREKLYSSNNQVDGKFVPKSVMYFQTWRIGILFFAVGNCLNFMSFAYAAQSLLAALGSIQFVSNIAFAYVVLNKTISVKYGHGCHNFYCLWQCLLGFLRQSSISWSGETILSDNAKDTSTHWRTLLPFSYAIVSGAIGSCSVLFAKSLSNMLRLTMSSRYQFHSWFTYSILLLFLCTAGFWMARLNEGLSLFDAILIVPMFQIAWTFFSICTGFVYFQEYQVFDTLRIIMFVLGMTFVFIGISLLAPDENKVADTKDDSNSKKDLTIDMNSEAHVPGNCRPRKLPMEETELDDMDSFSTSVRVKAKRILSRAKSACSMSLGLGEETISASSVLAMPMVSSRTTGFRGIRTDRLKYTPLRSTEWDNL; from the exons AGAGAAAAGTTGTACTCAAGTAACAATCAAGTCGATGGCAAATTTGTCCCAAAATCAGTTATGTATTTCCAGACTTGGAGAATAG GTATACTCTTTTTCGCTGTGGGGAACTGCCTAAACTTCATGTCCTTCGCATATGCCGCACAG TCACTTCTTGCAGCCCTTGGATCAATTCAGTTTGTATCCAATATTGCATTTGCCTACGTTGTGTTGAACAAGACCATTTCAGTGAAGTAT GGTCATGGTTGCCACAACTTTTATTGTCTTTGGCAATGTCTTCTTGGTTTCCTTCGGCAATCATCAATCTCCTG GAGTGGAGAGACAATTCTTTCAGATAATGcaaaagatactagcacacattgGCGAACACTGCTGCCCTTTTCTTACGCTATCGTATCTGGTGCCATTGGGTCTTGCTCCGTCTTGTTTGCGAAATCATT GTCTAACATGCTGAGGCTGACCATGAGCAGCAGATACCAATTCCACAGCTGGTTCACATACTCAATTCTTCTGTTATTTCTCTGTACAGCTGGATTTTGG ATGGCGAGGCTGAATGAAGGACTATCTCTGTTTGATGCAATACTGATTGTCCCAATGTTTCAGATTGCATGGACTTTCTTCTCTATTTGTACAGGATTTGTTTACTTTCAAGAGTATCAA GTGTTCGATACGCTCAGGATAATAATGTTCGTGTTGGGCATGACATTTGTCTTCATAGGCATATCCCTGCTAGCACCTGATGAAAATAAAG TAGCTGACACCAAAGATGACTCTAACTCCAAAAAGGACCTGACAATTGATATGAACAG TGAAGCACATGTACCAGGAAATTGCAGGCCAAGAAAGTTGCCGATGGAGGAGACGGAACTAGATGATATGGACTCATTCTCAACCTCAGTAAGAGTGAAAGCAAAACGCATATTGTCGAGGGCAAAG TCGGCTTGCTCCATGTCACTTGGCCTTGGGGAGGAGACCATCAGCGCTTCTTCGGTGCTTGCAATGCCAATGGTTTCCTCGAGAACAACAGGGTTTAGAGGAATTCGAACTGACCGATTAAAGTACACCCCCCTGCGCTCCACTGAATGGGATAATCTATAA